A stretch of DNA from Cryptomeria japonica chromosome 4, Sugi_1.0, whole genome shotgun sequence:
TAGTGCATCACACTCAGCTTTGAAGTCAACAAGAGAGACTGTATTGACTATGACTTTCATCTTTGATTCTGAATTGTATGTGTCAGTGGACACCAGGAGTGTGAATGAATAGTGATGTGACAGAAGTCTTTTAATCACTGAGCAAGGTGTTTCTGTTGTTGTTGCATCATTTTCCAGTGCACAAAGTTGTTTTGTAGTTTTATGTAGCAAGTGAATGCCAACGTCATCAAATGCAGTGGCCCAAAGAGTACCTATGGCATCTTGTAACTTTACTGGCAAGAGGTAACTAAAGTTGCAGTCTTGCATAGTCATTTCACATCTAGGGCAGAACCAAGAATCATCAACTTGTTGTGTACATTTTTTTTTGCAAGGCCTTCCATTAACTATTAGTGGACAAGCTGCGTAATAAAAACTTTTATCAGTTACGTTTACAAAATGTAGAACAACCAGCAAAGTAGTCTGAATTATTTCTGGTTTGATACTCATCCTCTCACGGATTGAATAAATAGTCATTCTACTATATATCccatctatgtggatagtttcTGGAACAAAGGGTACAACAAGCAAAGGGTCCTTTCCTCTTAATGTTAGAGATTCTGCTTCTAGAAAAGGTGGGTTGATATGTAATGTGGTCGCAGCTGTTATGTTTATAAGCTTTCCATTGAAATAGCCAACACGAGCATTACGCAAAGCAAGGATAACCACACTATCATTGGTTAACATGTTTTTCAATTCTAGGCCTTTTTGTTTTGCCATTGGACCCCATAGGTTGATGTCAATTGTAAATCCAGACATATCATTAATTTTCACAACTCGCTTCCGTGTTTGACTGCCACCTTTCCTATGTattggaatgatatctccaacGTATAAAACAAGACCAATTATGTCAACCAATGTGTTTTTTGGTAGAGGAGGAACATGTCAAGTATCTGCCTAGGATCATGTCTTCCTAGGATTATTCTGGATGTACAATGCAATTTCGGTAGTAATATTTCATTTTAGTTGGAAAATGCAGTCTGAAGTTTGGGGTAGTATAAGTGATCAGGGAGTGGTAACTCATATTACAGGAGGAAACTTTGCACAGAGTTCCATTACAATTAACGGGTGGCTTCGTGACTTTCTATGGGCACAAGCTTCTCAAGTAATCCAATCTTACGGTTCTTCATTATCTGCCTATGGCCTTTTATTCTTAGGTTCCCATTTTGTTTGGGCCTTTAGTTTAATGTTCCTATTTAGTGGTCGTGGATATTGGCAAGAACTTATTGAATCTATTGTTTGGGCTCATAATAAATTAAAAGTTGCTCCTGCTATCCAGCCAAGAGCCTTGAGTATTGTCCAAGGACGTGCTGTAGGAGTAGCTCATTACCTTCTGGGTGGAATCATCACAACATGGGCGTTCTTCCTAGCAAGATTTATTGCAGTAGGATAATGACTAGGAGGATTTGAAAAGCATTATGGCATCAAGATTTCCAAAGTTCAGCCAAGGCTTGGCCCAGGACCCAACTACTCGTCGTATTTGGTTTGGTATTTCTACTGCACATGACTTTGAGAGTCATGATGATATTACCGAAGAGCATCTTTATCAAAAGATTTTTGCTTCTCACTTTGGTTAGTTAGCTATAATCTTTCTGTGGACCTTTGGTAATTTGTTCCATGTAGCTTGGCAAGGCAATTTCGAAGCATGGGTCCGTGACCCCTTACATGTAAGACCTATTGCTCATGCAATTTGGGATCCTCATTTTGGTCAACCGGCTGTAGAAGCCTTTACCCGAGGAGGTGCCCCCGGTCCGGTCAATATTGCTTATTCTGGTGTTTATCAGTGGTGGTATACAATTGGCTTACGCACTAATGAAGATCTTTATACTGGAGCTCTTTTCTTGCTATTTCTTTCTGCTCTCTTTTTAACAGCGGGTTGGTTGCATCTACAACCTCAATGGAAACCAAGTGTTTCATGGTTTAAAAATGCCGAATCTCGTCTCAATCATCATTTGTCAGGGCTTTTCGGAGTCAGTTCTTTGGCTTGGACGGGGCATTTAGTTCATGTCGCTATTCCTAAATCAAGAGGAGAACACATAAGATGGGATAATTTTTTAGATGTATTACCGCATCCCGAAGGGTTGGAACCACTTTTTACAGGTCAGTGGAATCTTTATGCTCAAAATCCTGATTCCAGTAGTCATTTATTTGGTACTACTAAAGGGGTGGGAACTGCTATTCTAACTCTTCTCGGGGGATTTCacccacaaacacaaagtttgtggCTAACTGATATCGCGCATCATCATTTAGCTATTGCATTTGTGTTTTTCATTGCTGGCCATACGTATAGAACCAACTTTGGGATTGGACACAGTATAAAAGATATTTTAGAAGCACATGTTCCTCTGAAAGGCTTATTAGGACGCGGGCATAAGGGTCTTGACAAAGTAAGTTTTCTTTTATTGGCCAGAATGCAACAAATCTATGGATCTATTTATATAGTTAGTGGGTTAATGGTAATGCGCAAAAGCTTTATTGGATTCTGCCATTTTATGAATCTCCTCCTTCTTGCGTATAGCATTGCCTTTCTCTCTGGCAACATCCATTATTTCGTAACTCAATTTGAAATGCATATTTCGACCAGAACGTTTTCTGGATGATTCTAATAACCAACGAATAGCAAGTATTATtccttctttcttttttatttcaatGGGAACTTGATAAGTGGATCCACTTACACGTCTTGATTTTACTATCaatttgggagttaatttttgtaTTGCTTGACGTAGAACAATTAGTGGATTTTTCTCTGTTTTTTGTTGAATCTTTTTTAGAGATTGATAAAAAATTCAATAAGCTAATGATTTTTTTTCGTGTTTAAGAATACGGTTAACGACCATGTTAACTAATCGATTATGATAAATCGGATCAAATTTCTCAATTTTCTTTTCTACAGTACTTTGGTGTGACATGAGTGTGAAAAAGGTTCATAAATTTATTTCATAAAGACTAATAATTACTTATTTCGGCTTTTTAACTCCATATTGTAGGGTGGATCTCTAAAGGTATCAAAGATCTCCCTCCAAACCGTACATGCGACTTTCGTCGAATACGGCTTTCCACATGATTCCATCTGCATATATAAGATATTCATTCTTATGCATTCAAATTATGTTTACTCATTCTCATATTGAGTATTCGTTTCCTTTCTTTTGCTATGATTAGAAATCTTGTATTTTCTATATCTATACGATTAAGTCCTTAGGTTTaaaaaaagagtaaaaaaaaaaaagaaggtgtTTTAAATCGATGCTATTTGAATTGAACCTGTTCCAAAAAGGTCAAGACATTTCCAATTTATATGTTAACACACACTACAGTAAGGGAAAACTTATGAAATGAATTCAATACAATATTAAAAATAGATCTAGATCTCTGTTTTATCTTTATTTATTATAAGTATTACGATCAATCAAGAGCATAATTCATATTGAACTCATTATCCAAATTATCTGTCTAACACGATTAGACCAGATTCGGTCAAATCTGTCTGTTTTATAAAACAAACAGCTAGAATCTGAATCTATTCATTATATCACCGATAATACAATTATtgattttcttgatattcattcataatatattgtcatttaccatatattaaaaaatattattcaattaaaAACCTTTTGTATAATAATGGAGTTCTTAGATAACACACATAAAGCTAAAGGAATTTCGTAACTAATAGCTTGAGCAGCAGCTCGGAGACCACCTGAAAAAGAATATAGATCTAAGCCATCTTTTCGAAATACATCTAAGCGATTTTCCCCAAATCAGCAGTCTTTTCGAAAACGTCTATCGACAATTCGGCCTGGAGAGCAAATCGATTATAAAAATATTAGCTTAATTAATCGATTTATTAGTGAGCAAGGAAAAATACTATCTCGCCGAACAAATCGATTAGCGTTGAAACAACAACGCTTAATAGCTAGGGCTGTTAAACAAGCTCGTATTCTATGTTTGAtaccttttctttctttaaaatgaAAAGTAATTAGAGCCAACTTGCTCCTACATTTAATCAGAGCTGGGATATCTAACAATTCTATAAATAAAAAGGATTATTCAAAAATGAATAATTGAATTATCTAAGTGGGTCCAAATTCATTTTTGTATTGTCTCTAGTTTCCCGGAGAATTTCCCCGGGAGATTGGGTTTAACTATTTCATGACACAAGAATATTTTCTAACATCATAGAGAAGCAATTATTATTTAATACAGCTATTTGCGCAAGTGTTCTACGATTTGTAAGCAACTGCCTTTTGTATAAAAATTGTATGAATTTATTATAAGAAACTCCATTCGCACGAGATGCTGCATTAATCCGAGTAATCCACAAATGACGAAAATCTCTCTTCCGCTTTAGTCTATCTCGGTGAGCGGAAACTAAAGCTCTGCTCTTCTGTTGGTTAGCAACCCTAAAAAGTTTTGAATGGGCTCCCCAAGAGCCTGATACAAATGCAAGAATCTTTTTTCGACGTTTTTTAGCTATATATCCACGTTTAACTCTGGTCATTGAAGTAGATTCTTCATAAATGACTAATCTATTTTTTGATCAATCATTTTCTTGTTTGGTTTGTTAAGAATAAAACTGATTTTTCTAGTGTATAAAATATAGATTCCAATGGCTTTTGCTACTCTAACCTTCCCAACCATAATTCTTTTCAGTTAGGCACCTTCCAAGTAGGCAAGGGATTGGACCTTGCATTTAAgtaagaaaagaaaatatataatgtatatatttttatgGATTTCTTCGTTTCTATGGTTCTTTCTCTAACGGCAAGGTCCTCTCTATACGCCAGAGCCCTAAGATATGAATTATTTGGTAACTTGTATAGTTTACCATCTCTAGCTCTACTCTTCCCCCCGAATTATCAAGTAAGAAAAACTTTACTAATAAGATTTATAGGTACAGTAACGACATGTAATTGTGAGAGTTGGCAAGGTAGCTAACCTTTTGTCTGTTCTCACAGCAATAAAAACATAATCTCTTTATGTTttttcaatttgcattatttccTCGCTCAATGGATTGATGACCATTCGCTACCAATGAGGAAGTGTTTTTCATCCCACATCAAGGTGATTGGATTTGCACCAATGGAAACCATAAATTTCATCCCCGGTAGGAGTAGATGATAGATCTGTACTTTTTAACAGAAGGAAAGTTCTTCTTGTTAGAGTGATTTCTTGGTTCGTTTCAGCTTCTGATCTAAATGAGTCGCACATACACCCTGGCACATACTCCTTTACGCTGAGGGCATCCTCTAAGAGCAGGAGATTTTGTTCTATTTTCTATTGGTTGTCTCGCGTTTCTAATAAGTTGTTGAATAGTAGGCACTTTGAATTATATTTGAATTCGAATGGTTCGGATTGATCCCAACCAACTATATAAATGTTGAGATAAATGCTATGCCATTCAataattattttgtattttaataAAGTAGTTACTACTTTATATGATTAAATAGTTCAATATTCCTATTGATCTATGCCGCCTTATAGATAGAATATATATCAATATCAATACATTTTTATTATCAGATAATTTACATTAATTGATCTAATAGATGTAGGAtccaacatttttttcttttttaattcaatttgaGTGGCAAATAAATGAAAATTGAAGTTCAATTCTGGACTCTTTGGTACATAGAGGAGATGATAATATTTCGGGCGCATATGTTAAAAAAGGTATAAAAAACAATAGTCATCTACTTCATTGTATTCTTTTAAGATATTATACCCGTGTTTTCTAATAGATAAAGAATGATATGGAGTGTTTGCGAACTACCAAAGAATATCGGTATGGTTCCATAAGTAACATTTCGTGTTGGTGGAAATATACTGGCTATATGGTCTTTCCCCCCAGACAAATGTTATGTCAAAACTTTTTCTAGTATCTACTGATACGAGATCTATCAATTTGTATATTAAGAAGACTTTCCCCCCTCATTTCAAAATCCTTCAATGGATACACACAAAAAATGGGCTAATTCGGCAGCTTTCTGTTCCATTTCACACAGGGTCAAATTTTCTTCAGTACGAGTTAAGGGGATGTCTTGTTGGCCCTTTATTTCCATATAAAGAACACGACAAGGAAACAGACCTTCTTGAACTTCCATTTTGATCGCCTGAATATCCTTCATACGAAATTGAAGGAAAATACGACGATTTCTTCCGGGAAATCCCCAGTGAAAAAGGCATACAACTCCTTCTTTTTCATCAAACTTATTATAGCCACTACCCACATTGCACAAAATAGTGCACCACAAATAAGAGCTAATGAACAGACCTGCAATCCCATAAAAACACATCACAATTCCTTGTGGCACAAAAAGTATTTGCTGAGATGACAATAAGGGTATCAGGTTCCTACCAAGATAACTTGAAATTCCGACCACAAAAAATCCTAGTGAACCCAAAAAGAGGagacaagcaaaaaaaaaattgcttatttTTCGAGACCCTGTTATGGGTTCTATCCAGAGCCATTTGGATCGACGATTCATAACAAATTGCATCCTATTTAATTTGAGGGATTGAACAAATTTTGATTCCCACCCCGAAGTCATTCTCATAAATCGGCTATATTAATAAACTAGCCATATAcatataagcattttttttttttttttaaaaaggaacatatatatattcttcttctttttccatgtTATTTTTTTGTCTTCTCTTTTTTAACATGGAAATTTTGTCCTTAACTTATTGACTATCAAAATAATACTTCATTGTATCAGTCAAATAAAAATACGAATCTCTCTATTcaaatgtatataaacatattttgAAGTAGAAGTAAGAAAGACTTATTCTTTCACACACGGGTCTGTATGAATATGTCTCATACATATGATACCATATACATTTACATTTTTTGTTATTTATCATATATGAATAGAtctaaataaagaaaaatatctaTTTAGATCTATTTAAACAAGGTTTTATctcatattataaaaaatatatctatGTGATATATTGATCAGATTCataaaatttcatcattttgagtatagaaaaaaagaaaaagtattGTAATTGCTGGAAAAAACAAGCCCACCAAAGGGACTAAAAAAGAGGGTAAGCTGTCGATTATCATATCAAAGTTGTTTATCATATCAAAAGTATTTTAAATAGTCTTTTTTTTTCTATTACAAAGATAGATTATAAGATCAAATGAGTGATAGGACCAAATAAGTGGACGTGCCTTTCTTCGTAAAATACCTAATTCGTTGGGTGTtttgtaaagtaattaattactttactttgTTTGATACAAAACAAATGGGACCAATTACCACATTGTATATTGATacatataaatgataaaatatatccgCTTCTCAATTCTATTTTTTGAAACTGTTCTATTAATAGATAGATGTTCACCTTTGAGACAAAGGTATAATTCCATAGCATAATCTGTCTCTAATGCGAGAAAGTTACATAGTGTCTACTTTTTCTGATAAAGGGGTATTTTCATGGGTTTGCCTTGGTATCGTTTCCATACCGTCGTGTTGAATGATCCTGGTTGGTTAATCCCTGTGCATATAATGCATACAGCTCTAGTTTCTGGATGGGTCGGTTCGATGGCTCTTTACGAATTAGCAGTTTTCGATCCATCCGATCCTATTCTTGATCCAATGTGGAGACAAGGTATGTTCGTTATACCTTTTATGACTCATTTAGGAATAAAGGATTCATGGGGTGGATGGAGTATAACCGGAGAAACCAGATCTAATCCAGGTATTTGGAGTTATGAAGGTGTGGTCGAGGCACATATTGTGTTTTCTGGCTTGTGCTTTTTAGCAGCTATCTGGCATTGGGTATATTGGGATCTAGACGTATTCTGTGATTCCCGTATAGGAAAACCTTCTTTAGATTTGCCTAAGATTTTTGGAATTCATTTATTCCTCTCAGGAGCAGCTTGTTTTGGATTCGGAGCGTTTCATGTAACAGGTTTGTATGGCCCTGGAATATGGGTGTCTGATCCTTATGGACTAACTGGAAAAATACAGCCTGTAAATCCGGCATGGGGAGCTGAAGGTTTTGATCCTTTTGTTCCAGGAGGAATAGCTTCTCATCATATTGCAGCAGGTATATTGGGTATATTAGCAGGTATATTCCATCTCAGTGTTCGTCCTCCCCAACGTTTAAAAAAAAGGATTACGTATGGGGAATATTGAAACTGTCCTCTCCAGTAGTATTGCTGTTGTGTTTTTTGCAGCTTTCATTGTGGCCAGAACAATGTGGTATGGTTCCGCAACCACTCCGATCGAATTATTTGGTCCTACTCGTTACCAGTGGGATCAGGGATACTTCCAACAAGAAATAGATCGACGAGTTTGTGCCGGTCTGGCTGAAAATCTGAGTCTATCAGAAGCTTGGTCAAAAATTCCCGAAAAACTTGCTTTTTATGATTACCTTGGGAATAATCCAGCTAAGGGGGGTTATTCAGGGCGGGTGCAATGGACAATGGAGATGGAATTGTTGTTGGTTGGTTAGGACACCCTATTTTCAAAGATAAAAATGGGCATGAGCTTTTTGTACGTCGTATGCCTACCTTTTTCGAAACATTTCCAGTCGttctagtagatgaagaaggaattatgAAAGCCAATGTTCCTTTTAGGAGAGCAGAATCAAAATATAGTGTTGAACAAGTAGGTGtaactattgagttctatggtggtGAACTTGATGGAGTTAGTTTTGGTGATCCTGCTATAGTCAAAAAATATGCTAGACGCGCACAATTAGGTGAAATTTTTGAGTTAGATCGTGCTACTTTGAAATCGGATGGTGTTTTTCGGAGTAGCCCAAGGGGTTGGTTTACTTTTGGGCATGCTACATTTgctcttcttttcttttttggacATATTTTGCATGGTGCTAGAACTCTATTCAAAGATGTTTTTGCCGGTATTGATCCGGATTTGGATG
This window harbors:
- the LOC131077411 gene encoding photosystem I P700 chlorophyll a apoprotein A2-like, giving the protein MASRFPKFSQGLAQDPTTRRIWFGISTAHDFESHDDITEEHLYQKIFASHFAWQGNFEAWVRDPLHVRPIAHAIWDPHFGQPAVEAFTRGGAPGPVNIAYSGVYQWWYTIGLRTNEDLYTGALFLLFLSALFLTAGWLHLQPQWKPSVSWFKNAESRLNHHLSGLFGVSSLAWTGHLVHVAIPKSRGEHIRWDNFLDVLPHPEGLEPLFTEPTLGLDTV
- the LOC131077412 gene encoding replication protein A 70 kDa DNA-binding subunit A-like — its product is MAKQKGLELKNMLTNDSVVILALRNARVGYFNGKLINITAATTLHINPPFLEAESLTLRGKDPLLVVPFVPETIHIDGIYSRMTIYSIRERMSIKPEIIQTTLLVVLHFVNVTDKSFYYAACPLIVNGRPCKKKCTQQVDDSWFCPRCEMTMQDCNFSYLLPVKLQDAIGTLWATAFDDVGIHLLHKTTKQLCALENDATTTETPCSVIKRLLSHHYSFTLLVSTDTYNSESKMKVIVNTVSLVDFKAECDALLAEIGRLSAQA